Genomic window (bacterium):
GGACGTCATCCTCAAGCTCTGCGGCATCCTCACGGTCAAGGGCGGCACCAACGCCATCGTGGAGTACTTCGGCGACGGCTGCGCCGCGCTGAGCTGCACCGGCAAGGCGACGATCACCAACATGGGCGCCGAGCTGGGCGCGACGACCAGCGTCTTCCCCTACGACGAGCGCATGGCGACCTATCTGCGGGCCACCCGGCGCGCCGACCTGGCGGATCTGGCCGACGCCAACACTGACCTGCTGACCGCCGACCCCGAGGTCGCCGTGGACCCCGGGACGTTCTACGACCGGATCGTCGAGATCGACCTGACGACCCTCGAGCCGCACCTGGTCGGCCCCCACTCGCCCGACATCGCCCATCCCGTGGGGCGCATGGCCGCCGACACGGAGCGCGAGGGCTATCCCGAGAAGCTGACGGCCGCGCTGATCGGCAGCTGCACCAACTCGTCCTACGAGGACATCTGCCGCACCGCCGACGTGGCCCGGCAGGCCCTCGACAAGGGTCTGAGGATGAGGACCAGCCTGTGGGTCTCGCCGGGCAGCGACCAGATCTACGAGACGATCAAGCGCGACGGCCAGCTCGCAGTCCTGGAGGAGGTGGGCGCCACGGTGCTGACCAACGCCTGCGGCCCCTGCATCGGCCAGTGGAAGCGCGACGACATCGCCGAGGGCGAGGCCAACAGCATCGTCACCTCCTTCAACCGCAACTTCGCCAAGCGCAACGACGGCAATCCCCGGACCCACGCCTTCATCGGCAGCCCGGAGGTGGTCATGGCCTACGGCCTGGCCGGCACCCTGAAGTTCAATCCGTTGAGCGATACCCTGGTCAACGCAGAGGGCGAACGGGTGAGGCTCGATCCGCCCGCGGTCGCCGACGAGTTGCCGCCCGACGGCTTCGTCGTCGCGACCGGCGGCTACCAGGCGCCGGGCGCCGGCGCCGGGGGGGAGGTCGTGGTCGATCCCGGCAGCGAGCGCCTGGCCCTGCTGGAGCCGTTCTCGCGGTGGCACGGCGGCGACTACGAGGAGCTGCCCCTGCTGATCAAGGCCCTGGGCAAGTGCACCACCGACCACATCTCCATGGCCGGCCCGTGGCTGAAGTACCGCGGCCACCTGGACAACATCAGCGACAACATGCTCATCGGCGCGGTCAACGCCTTCACCGGGCAGACCAACAGCGTCAAGAATCTGGTGACGGGCGAATACGGCGCCGTGCCGGCCACCGCGCGCGACTACAAGGCCCGCGGCCTGCGCTGGGTAGTGGTCGGCGACGAGAACTACGGGGAGGGATCGTCCCGCGAGCACGCGGCCATGGAGCCGCGGCACCTGGGCTGCGCCGCGGTGCTCGTGCGCAGCTTCGCCCGCATCCACGAGACGAACCTGAAGAAGCAGGGCGTCCTGCCGCTGACCTTCGCCGACCCCGCCGACTACGACAAGGTCCGCGAAGACGACCGTGTCTCGATCCGCGGCCTGGCCTCGCTCGCGCCGGGCGAGCCGTTGCAGGTGGAGTTGAAGCACGCCGACGGGACGGCGGATGCTTTCGCCGTGAACCACACGTTCACGGCGGAGCAGATCGGGTGGTTCGCGGCGGGCTCGGCCCTGAACAGGATCAAGGCGGGCGTCTAGCCGGATCGATCATCGGCAACAAGCAGCCCCGCCGCTCGGCGAGCGGCGGGGCTGTTCCGTGCGGCGCGGTCCGGCTTACTTGTACAGGCTCTTCACGCCGCCCCAGTTCGCGTTTTCGCCGACCACGGGATTCTGGTTGGGGAACCAGATCCCGGCGTGGTCCGGGGCGGTGACGATGACGTCGTCGCACCAGTAGCCGTCCTCGACGGCAACGCTGTACATGCGGAACTCCACCATCAGGCCCAGGTGATTAGGGTCCGTGCCGTCGAAAGTCCACGTCCAGGTCAGCTGCTCCCAGCCGGTCCCGGCCGAGTAGGTCCCGCTGCCGCCTGCCGACCCCGTGTAGTTCAAGTGGTCGTTGTCGGTGTAGTGGCCCCAGATCCGGGAACTCGGCGACACGCCCGCGGAGGTGTCGTACGTCCAGAAGCTGGCCGTGACCACGTCGCCGTTCTGCAGGTCCGAGATCCAGGCGACGTACATCTGGGGCGTGCCGCCGAGGGGATCCTCGTAACCGAAGAGGGCGCTTGCGCCGGTGTGGACGACATCGGTCACGTTCGCCCCCCCGCCGACGTTGCCGTCGGTGCCGAAGACCGTCGAGTACCCGTCTTCCCATCCGAAGGAGCGGGTGTGCTGGGCCACCGCGCCGGTGGCCATCGCGGCGATCAGCGCCGCGATCGTCAATAACTTCATGCCATCTATCCTCCTCGCCTCGCACTTTGGAAGCCGGTTGATCACGTCCCTATTATTTTGACATATAATCATGGATTTGGCAAGTTCTCGTCTGGCTTGGCGGGCAAGTGGAAGCCCCGCCGCTTTAGGAGCGACGGGGCCTTCGTGATACCAGCGAAACTTTCCGCTTACCTGAACAGGTTCTTCACAGCGCCCCAGGAGGAGTCCTCGTTGCCGACGGGCTCGCGGTCGGGGAAGTAGATCGTCGCATTATCGGGAGCGGTGATGGTGATGTCATCCACCCAGGTATCGGTGTCGCCGGGCGGCGTGACACCGGTGCCGCTGTAGATGCGGAACTCGATCACCAGCGCGGTCGCGTCGGGGTCGGGAGTGCCGGAGACGCCGTAGGTCCAGCTGTCGGCGATGTTCTCCCAGCCGATGCCGGTCGTGTAGGGGCCGAGGCCGCTGGCCGTGCCGGCATAGTCGTTGATGTCATTGGTGCTGTAGTGGCCCCACAGGCGGAAGCGGGGGTAGTAGTCGGGGTCTGGCGTGTCGTCGAAGACCCAGCAGTCCACATTGACCACGTCGTTGAGCTGCAGGCCCGTGATCCAGGCCAGATAGACCTGGGGCGTGCCGCCCAGGGGCTCTTCCCACGTGTACAGGGACCGGTCGCCGCTGTGGGAGAAGTCCCCCACGTTCACGGTACCACCCACGTTGCCGTAGATGCCATGAGCTGTGCCGACACCGTCTTCCCAGCCGTAGCTGAGAGTCTGATCCGCCATCGCGCCGGTGGCCGCCACGGTGAGAACCAGCATAATTGTCAATAGCCTCATGTTTCTCATCCTCCTCATTGCTCGAGTGGACTCGGGTGTAAGTGGGAGCTCCTCGGTGTCTCGCCACCTGTTGTGTTGCTTCTGAATGCACAGA
Coding sequences:
- a CDS encoding aconitate hydratase yields the protein MVIETTREMVQQVYEKSRARLAVVRARLGRPLTLAEKILFGHLDDPAGQELARGEATLALRPDRVAMQDATAQMAILQFMQAGRDETAVPTTVHCDHLLLAHKGAAYDKAHALDANREVYDFLSSAADRYGMGFWKPGSGIIHQIVLENYALPGGLIIGTDSHTPNGGGLGMVACGVGGADAVDVMVGMPWEVKHPKLIGVKLTGAPSGWTAPKDVILKLCGILTVKGGTNAIVEYFGDGCAALSCTGKATITNMGAELGATTSVFPYDERMATYLRATRRADLADLADANTDLLTADPEVAVDPGTFYDRIVEIDLTTLEPHLVGPHSPDIAHPVGRMAADTEREGYPEKLTAALIGSCTNSSYEDICRTADVARQALDKGLRMRTSLWVSPGSDQIYETIKRDGQLAVLEEVGATVLTNACGPCIGQWKRDDIAEGEANSIVTSFNRNFAKRNDGNPRTHAFIGSPEVVMAYGLAGTLKFNPLSDTLVNAEGERVRLDPPAVADELPPDGFVVATGGYQAPGAGAGGEVVVDPGSERLALLEPFSRWHGGDYEELPLLIKALGKCTTDHISMAGPWLKYRGHLDNISDNMLIGAVNAFTGQTNSVKNLVTGEYGAVPATARDYKARGLRWVVVGDENYGEGSSREHAAMEPRHLGCAAVLVRSFARIHETNLKKQGVLPLTFADPADYDKVREDDRVSIRGLASLAPGEPLQVELKHADGTADAFAVNHTFTAEQIGWFAAGSALNRIKAGV